From a single Nostoc edaphicum CCNP1411 genomic region:
- the psbA gene encoding photosystem II q(b) protein yields the protein MTTTLQRRSGASVWDRFCEWITSTDNRIYIGWFGVLMIPTLLAATTCFVIAFIAAPPVDIDGIREPVAGSLIYGNNIISGAVVPSSNAIGLHFYPIWEAASLDEWLYNGGPYQLVVFHFLIGCAAYLGRQWELSFRLGMRPWICVAYSAPLASATAVFLIYPIGQGSFSDGMPLGISGTFNFMIVFQAEHNILMHPFHMLGVAGVFGGSLFSAMHGSLVTSSLVRETTETESLNYGYKFGQEEETYNIVAAHGYFGRLIFQYASFNNSRSLHFFLAAWPVVGIWFTALGISTMAFNLNGFNFNQSIIDSQGRVISTWADVINRANLGMEVMHERNAHNFPLDLAAGEAAPVAMTAPAING from the coding sequence ATGACCACAACCTTACAACGGCGCTCTGGCGCTAGCGTATGGGATCGCTTTTGCGAGTGGATCACCAGCACTGACAACCGTATTTACATCGGTTGGTTTGGTGTTTTGATGATTCCTACCCTGCTAGCTGCGACCACCTGCTTCGTAATTGCCTTTATCGCTGCTCCTCCTGTGGACATCGATGGTATCCGCGAACCAGTTGCAGGTTCTTTGATCTACGGAAACAACATCATCTCTGGTGCAGTTGTTCCTTCTTCAAACGCCATCGGCTTGCACTTCTACCCAATCTGGGAAGCAGCTTCCTTAGATGAGTGGTTGTACAATGGCGGCCCTTACCAGTTGGTAGTTTTCCACTTCTTAATCGGTTGTGCTGCCTACCTCGGTCGTCAGTGGGAACTTTCTTTCCGCTTAGGTATGCGTCCTTGGATCTGCGTAGCTTACAGCGCACCTTTGGCTTCTGCTACCGCAGTATTCTTGATCTACCCAATCGGTCAAGGTTCTTTCTCTGATGGTATGCCTTTGGGTATCTCTGGAACCTTCAACTTCATGATTGTGTTCCAAGCAGAACATAACATCTTGATGCACCCCTTCCACATGTTGGGTGTGGCTGGTGTATTCGGTGGTTCCTTGTTCTCTGCAATGCACGGTTCTCTAGTAACTTCTTCCTTGGTGCGTGAAACCACCGAAACCGAATCTCTAAACTATGGTTACAAGTTCGGTCAAGAAGAAGAAACCTACAACATCGTTGCAGCCCACGGCTACTTCGGTCGTCTAATCTTCCAATACGCTTCCTTCAACAACAGCCGTTCACTGCACTTCTTCCTCGCAGCTTGGCCTGTCGTCGGTATCTGGTTCACCGCTTTGGGTATCAGCACGATGGCATTCAACCTGAACGGTTTCAACTTCAACCAATCAATCATTGACTCCCAAGGTCGCGTCATCAGCACCTGGGCAGACGTAATCAACCGCGCTAACTTGGGTATGGAAGTAATGCACGAGCGTAACGCTCACAACTTCCCCCTAGATTTGGCTGCTGGTGAAGCTGCACCTGTAGCAATGACTGCTCCTGCTATCAACGGTTAA
- a CDS encoding MBOAT family O-acyltransferase translates to MNFISIFYGLFLLSVLGIYWSLAQQKLRLWTLLIASLVFYASLHIQYIPLLLALTFINFRVGLEIGQNTSPGKHSLDWQISNEEWQFAQGDWNRRRLKVLWVGIILNVLLLLGFKYFTPLFKFVFHVQTNSPDSSFKLIAPLGISFFTFECIAYLVDVYRGAPASDNFVKFATYKLFFAKLISGPITRYHNLANQFNTLNFPSSDRVAEALWLIARGAVKKGIFADHLGIFVDLCFGNLQRAGSTDLWLATFAYGLQLYLDFNGYVDIARGSAMLFGLVLPENFDFPYFSTNISEFWRRWHMTLGDWLRNYVYFPLGGSRRGLVRTCWNLFIVMLIAGIWHGAALGYVVWGIFHGLALVVHRLTDTMSDRFENLEHFWQNPLGIFVAWFLTQLMVFTSWIWFRLPNLQDSSLVIRHLWGYPADAQFAQKVYVDALNMSQYQLTWVLLTLAAFMAIVYAFNRMLKLEFNWPLKLVFVPICFYAVWLFAPEGSLPYIYFDF, encoded by the coding sequence ATGAACTTTATATCAATTTTCTATGGGCTGTTCTTATTGAGTGTATTAGGAATTTACTGGTCTTTGGCACAACAGAAATTGCGATTGTGGACGCTGCTAATTGCCAGTTTGGTTTTCTATGCATCTTTGCATATTCAGTACATACCATTACTATTAGCCTTGACGTTTATTAATTTCCGTGTAGGGCTGGAGATTGGGCAAAATACATCACCAGGAAAACATTCTCTTGATTGGCAAATTTCTAATGAAGAGTGGCAATTTGCTCAAGGTGATTGGAATCGTCGCCGTCTAAAAGTTTTGTGGGTGGGTATAATTCTAAATGTTTTACTGTTATTAGGTTTTAAGTATTTTACCCCTTTATTCAAGTTTGTTTTTCATGTGCAAACAAACTCACCAGATAGCTCTTTTAAATTGATTGCACCATTAGGAATTTCCTTTTTTACCTTTGAATGCATTGCCTATTTAGTAGATGTCTATCGTGGTGCCCCTGCTAGTGATAATTTTGTCAAATTTGCCACCTACAAATTATTCTTTGCCAAACTCATTTCCGGCCCGATTACGCGCTATCACAACTTAGCAAATCAATTCAATACACTAAACTTTCCCAGTAGCGATAGAGTAGCTGAGGCGCTGTGGTTGATTGCTAGAGGCGCAGTCAAAAAAGGTATTTTTGCAGACCACCTTGGAATTTTCGTCGATTTATGTTTTGGTAATCTGCAACGGGCGGGTAGTACCGATCTCTGGTTAGCTACATTCGCCTACGGTTTGCAATTATATCTAGATTTCAACGGTTACGTAGACATCGCCCGTGGTAGTGCTATGCTTTTCGGCTTGGTTCTACCTGAGAATTTTGACTTTCCCTACTTCAGCACCAATATTTCAGAATTTTGGCGGCGCTGGCACATGACTCTAGGAGATTGGCTGCGTAACTATGTCTACTTTCCTTTGGGTGGTTCCCGTCGGGGTTTAGTCCGTACCTGCTGGAATTTATTTATTGTGATGCTAATCGCTGGTATCTGGCACGGTGCTGCTTTGGGTTATGTAGTTTGGGGCATATTCCACGGGTTAGCCTTGGTGGTTCATCGACTTACAGATACTATGAGCGATCGCTTTGAAAATCTAGAACATTTCTGGCAAAATCCTCTGGGTATCTTTGTAGCTTGGTTCTTAACTCAATTGATGGTTTTTACCTCTTGGATTTGGTTCCGTCTACCTAATCTTCAAGACTCTTCTTTGGTAATTCGCCATCTTTGGGGTTATCCAGCTGATGCCCAGTTTGCTCAAAAGGTCTATGTAGATGCCTTAAATATGAGTCAATACCAACTCACTTGGGTACTTCTAACTTTAGCTGCCTTCATGGCTATAGTCTATGCCTTCAACCGAATGCTGAAGTTAGAGTTTAACTGGCCTCTTAAGCTTGTCTTCGTTCCCATCTGCTTCTACGCTGTTTGGTTATTCGCTCCTGAAGGCAGTTTGCCCTACATTTACTTTGATTTTTAA
- a CDS encoding DUF1574 domain-containing protein, which produces MKTVLPDRQQSLVQWVSQATGINTFGVKVRLRGNDLHILCEGTECPQRWHTLSDLLQALQQTNLDILTSNEQPSIYQVFVYGRRKGEQRPKWCHRVYLNQIDKHLEQVEQALLADSEKSKQSGGALIVSNESLARQGNPEAIARYLSETLSTLGVSVQAKIKLYKPKNSQPEENRLWIFCQSSYSPDASLLAEPIAQKLRYLNLSGYQDAVIVSQVSGETVHDWLLRVDLTPPEVMLKEWARWGDIQAIARLLTEVLSGLKVAVQVSLKESTLHIFCTPAFDPLGTAPIPDKEVCLKAIVPQLEAIAPQGILAATVYGQKAGDKQPTWIDWLALPAATHPAFAPSPLELANTGDEPAIIFLLERLLNPDLDWRLLTGGIRVLLLNKNDLLHIMCDAPVCPGRQQVASKITQFIRQLKIPGMMGVRIYGRRAGNKEPFWHYGVDLEHRQRLVPEATPEFAATSKYVNDLVTSETSEPILRPDLTTEEVQSFVTEVARDWMATASSTAKKFLLKSQLFTESNQSAEHNHDVQGIKIALVWGTLGLLLTLQTDWVLGRIIARTSSPKVANVSLSSSSEHKASLTSGKNQSGNTTFFSSTSKTKSPPNQSSVFNASEFTQNDDTPTKNLAAAPLKEKATATAILLAARSQMPSFNVRQLDEQLALYKQRLARTGSPPDVLIIGSSRALRGVDPAALSKALATQGYPNLDVFNFGINGATAQVVDFVIRHVLEPSELPKIIIWADGARAFNGGREDITFKSIAASVGYKQAFQKTPTDANSDDLAENTVNSGEKKTNEDVPEISTYQAVNESLNQALASVSSSYPNRDQIKSLLQKQLLILGHNQTVASERQLTDGTSDESTSRQSVDFDGFLPLSIRFNPARYYQKYSRVTGNYDNDYKSFQVEGQQDAAFQEVLQFAQSQKISLVFVNMPLTGDYLDPVRRQYEQEFQQYMLRLATNPNFIYRDLSQQWIKVNDYFSDPSHLNRFGAYEVSKKLANDPMIPWPVK; this is translated from the coding sequence ATGAAAACAGTATTACCAGATCGCCAGCAATCCTTAGTGCAATGGGTAAGCCAAGCAACAGGGATCAACACTTTCGGGGTGAAAGTCCGGTTGCGGGGAAATGACCTTCATATTCTTTGTGAAGGTACAGAATGTCCGCAGCGTTGGCACACTTTGTCTGATTTGCTGCAAGCACTACAGCAAACAAACTTAGATATCCTCACAAGTAACGAACAACCCTCAATATATCAAGTATTTGTCTATGGCCGAAGAAAAGGGGAACAGCGCCCCAAATGGTGCCATCGGGTTTACTTGAATCAAATAGATAAGCATCTGGAGCAGGTGGAGCAAGCCTTGCTAGCAGACTCGGAAAAATCCAAACAATCGGGTGGAGCGTTAATTGTCTCTAACGAAAGTTTGGCACGCCAAGGCAACCCAGAAGCGATCGCTCGATATCTCAGCGAAACTCTGAGTACCTTAGGTGTATCGGTACAGGCAAAGATTAAGCTATATAAGCCAAAGAATTCTCAGCCAGAAGAAAATCGCCTGTGGATATTTTGCCAATCGAGCTATAGCCCTGATGCATCCTTGCTTGCTGAACCAATAGCACAAAAGTTGCGTTATCTCAATCTTTCCGGCTACCAAGATGCAGTTATTGTTTCTCAGGTGAGCGGCGAAACTGTACATGATTGGCTGCTGCGGGTGGATTTGACACCACCAGAAGTAATGCTAAAAGAGTGGGCGCGTTGGGGGGATATACAAGCGATCGCTCGATTATTAACTGAGGTACTATCAGGGTTAAAAGTTGCTGTCCAAGTTTCTCTGAAAGAATCAACGCTACATATCTTTTGTACCCCAGCTTTTGATCCCTTAGGAACTGCCCCAATCCCAGACAAGGAAGTGTGCTTAAAGGCGATTGTACCCCAGCTAGAAGCGATCGCTCCTCAAGGCATTCTCGCCGCCACCGTATACGGACAAAAAGCAGGCGACAAGCAACCCACTTGGATTGATTGGCTGGCTTTACCCGCTGCAACACATCCCGCCTTTGCCCCATCACCATTAGAGTTGGCAAATACTGGCGATGAACCAGCCATCATCTTTTTACTAGAGCGCTTACTCAACCCTGACCTGGATTGGCGGCTATTGACAGGTGGAATTCGCGTACTTTTACTGAACAAAAATGATTTATTGCATATTATGTGTGACGCACCTGTTTGTCCAGGGCGTCAACAAGTAGCAAGTAAAATTACGCAGTTTATTCGCCAATTAAAAATTCCCGGTATGATGGGAGTACGTATATACGGTCGCCGCGCTGGGAATAAAGAACCTTTTTGGCATTATGGCGTTGATCTTGAACATCGCCAGCGTTTAGTGCCAGAAGCAACCCCAGAATTCGCTGCTACCTCTAAATACGTTAACGATCTCGTAACCTCTGAGACTAGTGAGCCAATTTTGCGCCCCGACTTAACGACAGAAGAAGTTCAAAGTTTTGTAACCGAAGTAGCGCGAGATTGGATGGCAACGGCGAGTTCAACAGCGAAAAAATTCCTGTTGAAAAGCCAGTTATTTACCGAAAGCAACCAGTCAGCGGAACATAACCATGATGTTCAAGGAATCAAGATTGCTTTAGTTTGGGGAACACTGGGATTATTACTCACTCTCCAAACTGATTGGGTATTGGGTCGAATTATTGCACGGACTAGTTCGCCAAAAGTCGCTAATGTCTCGCTTTCATCATCCTCTGAGCATAAGGCATCTTTGACATCTGGGAAAAATCAGAGTGGAAATACGACATTTTTTAGCAGCACTTCCAAGACAAAATCTCCTCCAAATCAGAGTTCTGTATTTAATGCTTCGGAATTTACCCAAAATGATGATACCCCGACTAAGAATTTGGCAGCCGCACCACTGAAAGAAAAAGCAACCGCAACAGCTATTCTTTTAGCAGCGCGATCGCAGATGCCAAGTTTCAATGTCAGGCAGTTAGATGAACAACTAGCACTGTATAAACAGCGTTTAGCTAGAACTGGTAGTCCGCCAGATGTATTGATTATTGGCTCCTCCCGCGCCCTTAGAGGAGTAGATCCAGCAGCACTTTCTAAAGCTTTAGCGACTCAGGGTTATCCAAATCTGGACGTGTTTAATTTTGGGATCAACGGTGCTACCGCACAAGTTGTAGACTTTGTGATTCGCCACGTGTTAGAACCATCAGAACTGCCTAAAATAATTATCTGGGCAGATGGTGCTCGTGCTTTCAATGGTGGACGCGAGGATATTACCTTTAAATCCATCGCTGCATCAGTTGGTTATAAACAAGCATTCCAAAAAACTCCAACAGATGCAAATAGCGATGATTTAGCCGAAAATACGGTAAATTCGGGAGAGAAAAAGACAAATGAGGACGTACCGGAGATTAGTACGTATCAAGCTGTTAATGAGTCATTGAATCAAGCTCTAGCATCTGTTTCCAGTAGCTATCCAAATCGCGATCAAATAAAAAGTTTACTGCAAAAACAACTCCTCATACTTGGTCATAATCAGACAGTTGCATCAGAAAGACAGCTAACAGACGGTACTTCAGATGAAAGTACTTCTCGGCAATCAGTTGACTTTGATGGCTTTCTACCTTTGTCTATTCGTTTCAATCCCGCTAGATATTATCAAAAATATTCTAGAGTTACCGGAAATTACGACAATGACTATAAATCTTTCCAAGTAGAAGGACAGCAAGATGCTGCTTTTCAAGAAGTGCTTCAGTTTGCCCAATCTCAGAAAATTTCCTTAGTGTTTGTCAATATGCCTTTGACAGGAGATTATTTAGATCCAGTGCGTAGGCAATATGAGCAGGAATTTCAGCAATATATGTTGCGTTTGGCTACTAATCCCAACTTTATTTATCGTGATTTGAGCCAACAGTGGATAAAAGTAAATGACTACTTTTCTGATCCTAGCCACCTCAACCGCTTTGGTGCATACGAAGTCTCGAAAAAGCTGGCTAATGACCCGATGATTCCTTGGCCAGTGAAGTAG
- a CDS encoding phosphoenolpyruvate carboxylase, with the protein MGSLLYSSSQTADIYPVSELFLRHRLQVVEELWESVLRQECGQNMVDLLRQLRDLCSPEGQATNDQASSAVKLIEQLNINEAIRAARAFALYFQLINIIEQEYEQRQQLSRYEAETEATDAERASNVNYSSNQREDDAPVSKGIAAELLRKSYLEKAQVKPKGTFAALFPYLFKLNVPPQQIQRLIAHLDVRLVFTAHPTEIVRHTIRDKQRQVVQLLQKLDALENHSGGTSGGYAWEAADVREQLLEEIRLWWRTDELHQFKPTVLDEVDYALHYFQEVLFDGIPQLYKRFKHTLSNTFPWLEPPSKNFCSFGSWVGSDRDGNPSVTPEITWKTACYQRKMVIGRYIQSVKNLIELLSVSMHWSDVLPDLLESLELDQSQLSEVYDALALRYRQEPYRLKLAYVLKRLENTRDRNLALYNRETPKNQDSPLYLSGADFLAELRMIQRNLTETGLSCRELENLICQVEIFGFNLTQLDIRQESSRHADALNEILEYLQILPQPYNELSEEQRVAWLTGELQTRRPLIPAELPFSEKTNDVIETFRVVRSLQQEFGLNICQTYIISMCRDVSDVLEVLLLAKEARLFDPAIAVGTIQVVPLFETVEDLQRSRSVMRKLFELPLYRALLAGGYEQTKTESAVVDENSSSPASPCLPLPPPASPAPPPTFPLPLPPSPPNLQEVMLGVF; encoded by the coding sequence ATGGGTTCCCTTTTATACTCTTCGTCTCAAACTGCGGATATATACCCGGTGTCGGAATTATTTTTGCGTCATCGTCTCCAGGTAGTGGAAGAATTGTGGGAGTCAGTTCTCCGGCAAGAATGCGGTCAAAATATGGTAGATCTGTTGCGGCAGTTGCGCGATCTATGTTCACCAGAAGGACAAGCAACAAATGACCAAGCATCCTCAGCCGTTAAATTAATTGAACAACTAAATATCAACGAAGCAATCCGTGCGGCTCGTGCTTTCGCTCTATATTTTCAGTTGATCAACATCATAGAGCAGGAATACGAACAACGGCAGCAATTGAGCCGCTATGAAGCAGAAACAGAAGCGACAGATGCAGAAAGAGCATCTAATGTCAACTATTCTTCCAATCAAAGAGAAGATGATGCGCCTGTTAGCAAGGGAATAGCAGCAGAATTGCTAAGAAAGAGTTATCTAGAAAAAGCGCAAGTCAAACCAAAAGGGACTTTTGCTGCTTTATTTCCCTATTTATTCAAACTGAATGTACCACCCCAGCAAATTCAACGTCTAATTGCACATCTGGATGTGCGCTTAGTTTTCACAGCACACCCAACGGAAATTGTTCGTCATACCATCCGCGATAAGCAGCGCCAGGTGGTACAACTCTTACAAAAACTAGATGCCTTGGAAAACCATTCTGGTGGTACATCTGGGGGATATGCTTGGGAAGCAGCAGATGTCCGCGAACAATTGCTCGAAGAAATTCGCTTGTGGTGGCGCACAGATGAACTTCACCAGTTTAAACCCACGGTGCTAGACGAAGTAGATTATGCCCTGCACTACTTCCAAGAAGTTTTGTTTGATGGCATTCCCCAACTTTATAAACGTTTCAAACATACCCTATCCAATACCTTTCCTTGGCTAGAACCACCGAGTAAAAACTTTTGCTCTTTCGGCTCTTGGGTAGGCTCAGACAGAGATGGGAATCCATCAGTCACACCCGAAATTACCTGGAAGACAGCTTGCTATCAGCGCAAAATGGTGATCGGGAGATATATTCAGTCAGTGAAAAATCTGATTGAATTGTTGAGTGTATCGATGCACTGGAGTGATGTTTTACCAGACTTACTGGAATCTCTAGAATTGGATCAGTCCCAGTTGAGTGAGGTATATGATGCGCTGGCGTTGCGTTATCGACAAGAACCCTATCGGCTCAAACTGGCTTATGTGCTGAAACGGCTGGAAAATACTCGCGATCGCAATCTAGCTTTATACAATCGAGAAACGCCAAAAAATCAAGATAGCCCCCTGTATCTTTCCGGAGCCGATTTTTTAGCAGAACTGCGGATGATTCAGCGCAACTTGACAGAAACAGGTTTAAGCTGTCGAGAATTAGAAAATCTCATTTGTCAAGTAGAAATTTTTGGTTTTAACTTGACACAGCTAGATATTCGCCAAGAATCATCCCGCCACGCCGATGCGCTGAATGAAATCCTGGAATACCTGCAAATATTACCTCAACCTTACAACGAACTCTCTGAGGAGCAAAGAGTCGCTTGGCTCACAGGAGAACTGCAAACCCGTCGGCCATTAATTCCGGCAGAATTGCCATTTTCCGAAAAAACCAACGATGTAATTGAAACCTTTCGCGTCGTGCGATCGCTCCAACAAGAATTTGGTCTGAATATCTGCCAAACTTACATTATCAGCATGTGCCGCGACGTGAGCGACGTGCTGGAAGTATTGCTGTTAGCCAAAGAAGCCAGACTTTTTGACCCCGCCATTGCTGTAGGAACTATTCAAGTTGTCCCCCTATTTGAAACAGTAGAAGACTTACAACGCTCCCGAAGCGTCATGCGAAAACTGTTTGAACTCCCCTTATATCGCGCCTTATTAGCCGGCGGCTACGAACAGACAAAAACAGAGAGCGCTGTTGTGGATGAAAATTCATCCTCCCCTGCCTCCCCCTGCCTCCCCCTGCCTCCCCCTGCCTCCCCTGCCCCCCCCCCTACTTTCCCCCTCCCCCTCCCCCCCTCACCCCCCAACTTGCAAGAAGTAATGCTGGGGGTATTCTGA
- a CDS encoding phosphoenolpyruvate carboxylase, giving the protein MHKAQKSLQQIAENYDLSLRIFHGRGGSVGRGGGPAYEAILAQPGHSINGRIKITEQGEVLASKYSLLDLALYHMETITTAVIQASLLRTGFDDIEPWNEIMEELAARSRQHYRALIYEQPDFVDFFHQVTPIEEISQLQISSRPARRPSGKKDLSSLRAIPWVFSWTQTRFLLPSWYGVGTALQDFLNAEPEEHLKLLRYFYVKWPFFKMVISKAEMTLAKVDMQMAHHYVQELSKPEDQLRFAKVFDQIASEFYLTRDLVLKITDHNRLLDGDPVLQRSVQLRNGTIVPLGFIQVSLLKRLRQSLNTNATSGVIHSRYSKGELLRGALLTINGIAAGMRNTG; this is encoded by the coding sequence ATTCATAAAGCCCAAAAATCACTGCAACAAATAGCAGAAAACTATGATCTAAGTTTGCGAATTTTCCACGGACGCGGCGGTTCTGTAGGACGAGGTGGTGGCCCTGCTTACGAAGCGATTTTGGCTCAACCCGGTCATAGTATCAATGGACGAATCAAGATTACCGAACAAGGAGAAGTTTTGGCTTCCAAATACTCCTTGTTGGACTTGGCTTTGTACCACATGGAAACCATCACCACAGCTGTGATTCAAGCTAGCCTACTGCGGACAGGGTTTGATGATATTGAACCCTGGAATGAGATTATGGAAGAATTAGCAGCGCGATCGCGTCAACATTATCGTGCTTTAATTTACGAACAGCCTGATTTTGTTGACTTCTTCCACCAAGTAACCCCAATTGAAGAAATTAGCCAGCTACAAATTAGTTCTCGTCCAGCCCGCCGTCCATCTGGTAAGAAAGATTTAAGTAGTCTGCGAGCTATTCCTTGGGTATTTAGCTGGACACAAACTAGATTTTTGCTGCCTTCCTGGTACGGCGTTGGCACAGCTTTACAAGACTTCTTGAACGCAGAACCAGAAGAACATTTGAAATTGCTGCGCTACTTTTATGTTAAGTGGCCGTTCTTCAAGATGGTGATTTCTAAAGCCGAGATGACGTTGGCAAAAGTAGATATGCAAATGGCACATCACTACGTCCAAGAATTGTCAAAACCAGAAGATCAACTTCGTTTTGCCAAGGTTTTTGACCAAATTGCCAGCGAGTTCTATCTGACAAGAGATTTGGTGTTAAAAATCACCGATCACAATCGACTGTTAGATGGTGATCCTGTATTGCAGCGATCTGTGCAGTTACGCAATGGCACAATTGTCCCCTTGGGATTTATCCAAGTTTCACTACTTAAGCGCCTACGCCAGTCCCTAAATACTAATGCTACTTCTGGAGTCATCCACTCTCGTTACAGCAAAGGCGAGTTACTGCGAGGGGCATTGTTAACTATTAATGGTATTGCCGCCGGGATGAGAAATACTGGTTGA
- a CDS encoding DUF1997 domain-containing protein has protein sequence MLSRKSEYKSWEITEAVLPVASTQEEAKETLTEANVATLTKFYGRYQDCMEMAAPVEKVAEYLNAHASWFSRCAEPMKVQSLGENGYALVIGRFGSFGYEVEPKIGLELLPPEEGIYRIRTIPIPDYQPPGYDVDYHAALKLIETDVSSSIGEVTRVEWELDLIVYIHFPRFIQRLPKSLVQSTGDRVLNQIVRQVSRRLTRKVQEDFHKSLDIPFNANSRQKR, from the coding sequence ATGCTTTCAAGAAAAAGCGAATATAAATCCTGGGAAATAACAGAAGCAGTTTTACCTGTAGCCTCCACCCAAGAAGAAGCTAAGGAAACATTAACCGAAGCAAATGTAGCAACGCTCACAAAATTTTACGGTCGTTATCAAGACTGTATGGAAATGGCTGCCCCAGTAGAGAAGGTTGCTGAGTATCTCAATGCTCACGCCTCATGGTTTTCGCGCTGCGCTGAACCCATGAAGGTACAATCACTTGGGGAAAATGGCTATGCTTTAGTAATTGGTCGTTTTGGTTCTTTCGGTTATGAAGTAGAACCGAAAATTGGTTTAGAATTGTTGCCCCCAGAGGAAGGTATTTACCGCATCCGTACAATCCCCATTCCTGACTATCAGCCGCCTGGTTATGACGTAGACTACCACGCAGCCCTCAAGTTAATAGAAACGGATGTTTCCTCTAGTATTGGGGAGGTTACAAGGGTTGAATGGGAATTGGATTTAATAGTTTATATTCACTTTCCCCGGTTTATTCAGCGATTACCCAAGTCTCTAGTTCAATCTACAGGCGATCGCGTACTTAACCAAATCGTCCGCCAAGTCTCCCGCCGCTTAACTCGCAAAGTTCAGGAAGATTTTCATAAGTCTTTGGACATACCCTTTAATGCCAATTCCAGGCAAAAGCGGTGA
- a CDS encoding NAD(P)H-binding protein translates to MKAFVAGATGETGRRIVQELIARNIPVRALVRDIEKARGILSPEAELVVGDVLQPESLAAALGDSTVLLVATGAKPSFDPTGPYKVDFEGTKNLVDAAKTKGIEHFVLVSSLCISQLFHPLNLFWLILLWKKQAEEYIQKSGITYTIVRPGGLKNEDNSDPIVMQSADTLFEGSIPRQKVAQVAIEALFEADARNKIVEIVAKPEASSKTFGELFANVA, encoded by the coding sequence ATGAAAGCATTTGTAGCAGGGGCAACGGGTGAAACAGGTCGCCGGATTGTGCAAGAATTGATAGCGCGGAATATTCCCGTCCGAGCCTTGGTGCGGGATATAGAAAAAGCTAGGGGTATTCTCTCTCCTGAAGCCGAATTAGTTGTAGGCGACGTTTTACAACCAGAAAGTCTGGCTGCTGCGTTGGGAGATAGCACAGTTCTGTTGGTTGCAACTGGCGCAAAACCGAGCTTTGACCCCACTGGCCCCTATAAAGTGGATTTTGAAGGGACTAAAAATTTAGTAGATGCTGCTAAAACAAAGGGAATTGAACATTTTGTCTTAGTTTCTTCTTTGTGTATTTCGCAGCTTTTCCATCCACTGAATTTGTTTTGGCTGATTTTGTTGTGGAAAAAACAAGCTGAAGAGTATATCCAAAAAAGTGGTATTACTTATACGATTGTGCGACCTGGTGGCTTGAAGAATGAAGATAATTCCGACCCCATTGTGATGCAGAGTGCAGATACACTGTTTGAGGGTAGCATCCCCAGGCAGAAAGTCGCCCAAGTTGCTATTGAGGCGCTGTTTGAAGCAGATGCACGGAATAAAATTGTCGAAATTGTTGCCAAACCTGAAGCTAGCTCCAAAACTTTTGGGGAATTATTTGCTAACGTTGCGTAA
- a CDS encoding glycoside hydrolase family protein, with the protein MYLLQWYIGDLRSPSDPIFENKQPPLVMKQGDPYIRALMRTISASEASGNRPYSLLYGGQQVNDLSRHPEICVTIVTGPNTGNCSTAAGRYQIINITWDRLAPRYHPNPMQMMFWTGYSFEAEYQDVVVYRWLNDSKVWGVDISQLLRQGKINDVLRRLSPTWTSLGYGIETNSVSSSLPKIYQKMLQEELTAVNQPTAPNLTPSPTPSSKAIKKQ; encoded by the coding sequence GTGTATTTATTGCAATGGTATATTGGAGACTTGCGATCGCCTTCTGATCCCATCTTTGAAAATAAACAGCCGCCTTTGGTTATGAAACAGGGCGACCCCTATATTCGCGCTTTAATGCGAACTATCTCGGCAAGTGAGGCTAGTGGGAACCGTCCCTATTCGCTGTTATACGGTGGACAGCAAGTTAATGACCTCAGCCGACATCCTGAGATATGCGTCACAATTGTCACAGGCCCCAATACAGGTAATTGTTCTACCGCTGCTGGCAGATATCAAATTATTAACATTACTTGGGATCGTTTAGCCCCCCGTTATCATCCAAATCCAATGCAGATGATGTTTTGGACTGGTTATAGTTTTGAAGCAGAATATCAAGATGTAGTAGTTTACCGATGGTTAAATGATTCTAAAGTTTGGGGAGTTGATATTTCTCAACTGTTGCGTCAGGGAAAGATAAATGATGTTTTGCGGCGACTCTCTCCCACCTGGACAAGTTTAGGATATGGGATAGAAACTAATTCTGTTAGTAGCTCTTTACCTAAGATTTATCAGAAAATGTTGCAAGAGGAATTAACCGCAGTTAATCAACCAACAGCCCCGAATTTGACACCATCCCCAACTCCTTCTAGCAAGGCAATAAAGAAGCAGTAA